AGGAAGTTCGCCGACGCGCAAAGCTGCGCAAAACAAAGTTCAACGTCCAAGATCGATGCAGATACAGTACAGGGTTGCAAGCACTATTACAACCCCGACGCCACTTTATTTTGCCTCGGAGGGGGCAGCCGGGCGCGGTGCGCGCGGGTTCAGCGGCTTCTTCTTGGGAGCTGCGATCAGGCCGTCACGCACTGCCTGCTTGCGGGCCGCCTTACGGGCGCGGCGCACCGCTTCGGCGTCTTCACGGTTGCGGCGCTCGGACGGCTTTTCATAGGCGCGGCGGGCTTTCATTTCCCGGAACACGCCTTCGCGCTGCATCTTCTTTTTGAGAACTCTCAGGGCTTGGTCGACATTGTTGTCGCGTACGAGAACCTGCAATTCCTATCCCATCTCATGCAGCCGCGCGGGGCAACTGCCAATTCAAAGGGCCCGCCGACATGGCAAGCCCTTCCTATATGGGCCTGTTGGTGCCGCGAAGGAAGGGGTTTGGCGCGAATTGCCGCCAGCCGCCGATCAAGCCGCGACGTGACGGCTTGAAAACGGCGAGGATCCGTGTCTAATATATCAATATATGTTGAGATATTGAGGTGTTGTTATGGAGGCCTCGGCCGAGGAAGCGCGGGCTATCGCCGCCTTCGGGGCGCTGGCGCAGGAAACCCGCTTGCGCATCGTGCGTCTCTTGGTGACCGCCGGCCCGGAAGGACTCGCCGCCGGCGTGATTGGCGAGGCGATGGGCGGGGCATCCTCCTCACGCATGTCCTTTCATCTCGGGCAGCTTGAGCAGGCCGG
Above is a window of Ancylobacter sp. WKF20 DNA encoding:
- the rpsU gene encoding 30S ribosomal protein S21 encodes the protein MQVLVRDNNVDQALRVLKKKMQREGVFREMKARRAYEKPSERRNREDAEAVRRARKAARKQAVRDGLIAAPKKKPLNPRAPRPAAPSEAK
- a CDS encoding metalloregulator ArsR/SmtB family transcription factor, with the protein product MEASAEEARAIAAFGALAQETRLRIVRLLVTAGPEGLAAGVIGEAMGGASSSRMSFHLGQLEQAGLVASRREGRSILYSAAFPALADLVDFLMRDCCGGHPQVCQPAVAALSTITCCEPAKGATHG